A genomic stretch from Deltaproteobacteria bacterium includes:
- a CDS encoding DMT family transporter, whose amino-acid sequence MTLHALPFAGECAALLAALIWSMSTFLYARTGNRAPAMLLNLVKGSLAVAMLSATILVLGEAAPTLDRRDWLWLAASGVVGISIGDSAYFAAIKRIGPNQTLLVESLAPPLTGILALIFLGEAIGLMAWVGIFLTMGGILWVVTEHPVHGDFSMPGLGFATLAALCQAAGMVMSRQVMSTTSVTPLWAALIRLASASLILWTVLPVIRPGLILRREPWTAIGTARHGRKLFVLAVFMGTFLGIWLQQAALKLTSAAIAQTLLSVSPLFALGVARILGQKISRRSLIGSLLALVGIALFFR is encoded by the coding sequence ATGACACTCCACGCCCTGCCCTTTGCCGGTGAATGCGCGGCCCTGCTGGCGGCCCTGATCTGGTCCATGAGCACCTTCCTCTACGCCCGAACCGGAAACCGGGCCCCGGCCATGCTCCTGAATCTGGTCAAGGGTTCCCTGGCCGTGGCCATGCTGTCCGCGACCATTCTGGTTCTGGGCGAGGCCGCTCCGACCCTGGACAGGCGGGATTGGCTGTGGCTGGCGGCAAGCGGCGTGGTGGGCATATCCATTGGCGACAGCGCCTATTTCGCGGCCATCAAACGCATCGGGCCCAATCAGACCCTGCTTGTCGAATCCCTGGCTCCCCCCCTGACCGGCATCCTGGCCCTGATCTTCCTCGGCGAAGCCATCGGGCTCATGGCCTGGGTCGGCATTTTCCTGACCATGGGCGGCATTCTGTGGGTGGTCACGGAGCATCCGGTGCACGGCGACTTTTCCATGCCGGGACTGGGCTTCGCCACCCTGGCCGCCCTGTGCCAGGCCGCGGGCATGGTCATGTCCCGGCAGGTCATGAGCACCACGTCCGTGACCCCGCTGTGGGCGGCCCTGATTCGACTGGCCTCGGCCAGCCTGATTCTGTGGACCGTCCTGCCCGTTATCCGGCCGGGCCTGATTCTACGCCGGGAGCCCTGGACAGCCATCGGCACGGCCCGGCATGGACGCAAGCTCTTTGTTCTGGCCGTGTTCATGGGCACCTTCCTGGGCATCTGGCTGCAGCAGGCGGCCCTCAAACTGACCAGCGCGGCCATTGCCCAAACCCTTCTCTCGGTCAGCCCGCTCTTTGCCCTGGGCGTGGCCCGAATCCTGGGCCAAAAAATCTCCCGACGCAGCCTGATCGGCTCACTCCTCGCCCTGGTCGGCATCGCCCTGTTTTTCCGCTGA